The DNA window ACCGGGCGTCCAGCGCCGGTCCGGCGTCCAGAGGGTCCGGACCAGGGTGCCGAGCAGGATCGCGATGACGAGGGCCTCGAGCCAGGGCCGCCCGGTCCAGTGCTCCTCCACCCATTGCAGCCCCATAGCGGCCAGGGCGATCCCCGCGCACAAGGCGGTGCCGGGCGCTGATTGCGCGATGCGGGTGCGGATCATGGGGCTTATGTCAGTCCTGGGTCTTCGGCTCAGGGGCTAGTCCCAAGGCGCCGCGGATGCAAGCTCAAACGGGCCGGGCATGGTCCCGGGCATGCGGGCCGGCTGGGGGCATCGATGGTCTCCACGTCGTCTCCAGGTCGCTCTTCACGTCATCACCGGGCTTGTCCCGGTGATCCCGATGACGTGAGGCGCCGAGCCCTTCCGTGGCGGGAGGCCGGCACAAGGCCGGCTATGACGGAAGGGGGCATCTCCGGCACCGCGACCGACGACGCGATCGTCCTCAGGCGGAAAACCCGTCCTCGATGGCGCGCCAGTCCTGCGTCAGCGTGAAGGAATCGCGGTCGATGGCGATGAAGCAGCCGCCGCCCGGATGGGACGGGCGGCTTTCCTGGCCGATGGCGACTCCCTGCAGATGGGCCGTGAGCAGGCATCCGACCCCACCGTGAGACACCACGACGATATCGCCCGCGGTCTCGTCCCCGCGCAGGATCCGGCCGACGGCGCCGACGATCCGGGTCTGGGCGTCGATGGCGCGTTCCCAGCCGCGGATGCTCTCGTGCGGGCGGCCGAAGAATTCCGCCACCACGTCCCAGAATTCCGGCGGCGCGATGAAGCCCGTCGACGAGCGGTCGTTCTCGCCCAGATCCTCGTCGGTCCCGTAGGACAGGCCGAGGCTCTCCGCCACGATGGCGGCGCCGTCCATGGCCTTGCGTTCGGTGCTGGCATAGACGGCCGACACGTCCCTGTCCGCGAGCATCGCTGCGAAGCGCTCCATGCGGGCGCGCCCGGTGGCGTTCAGGGGCCATTCGGGAATGGGCTGGTCCGGGTCGATGACCACTTCGGGATGGGTGATGAAGATGAGCGAGGCCATCGGGATGCTGTACCGGCCTCCCATCCGCCCGTCGAGTCAGCCCAAGGGATAGGCCGCCTCGACGATGTAGGGTCCGCCGCCGACCGAGTTCCGGGAGGAATACAGGACGAAACGGTCGGCCGGAAATGTCAGTTTCGGGAAATGGCCGCGGGTCGCGATGTAATCCGCCACGTCGATGGGCGAGACGTTGCGCAGGCGCGCCAGGGTCACGTGCGGGGTGAACTTGCGGGTTTCCGGGGGCAGGCCGACCTGGCGCAGGAGGCGCTCCTGCTCGGCCTGCACCTCGATCAGCTCGCCGTTGCCGGACGTGCGGGCGAAGACCGCCCGGGGCTTGCCGCCGCCGAAGGTGTCGAGCCCGTCGATGACGATGGTCAGCGGCGCCCGCTGGCGCCGCTCGCCGAGGATCGACGTGACGTCGTCCGCCATGCGCTCGTCGATGTCGCCGATGAAGCGCAGGGTCAGATGATAGTTCTCGGGATCGATCCAGCGGGCGCCCGGAAGTCCGCCGCGGAAGCTCGCCAGGGCGAGGCCGATCTCAGCCGGGATCTCGATGCCGGTGAAGAGGCGGGGCATGCGGCACCTCCCGGGTTGATGGTGTTCAGACGATCGGTGGCGGGCGTTTGTTCCGACGGGGTCATTCGTCCGTCGCGACACGGCTTGTCCCGGTGGTCCCCTCTCGATGAACGCCGCGCCTCACCGCATCGGGATGGCCGGCACGAGGCCGACCATGACGCGAGAGCGTGATCTCACGGGCACGGATTGCAGTGCTCGACGTGGATCGCGTCGATGCGCTCCTCGAGCTCCGGCGTGATCGTCACGTCGATGGACGCGACGTCCGTCTTCAGCTGCTCCATCGAGGTCGCCCCGATGATGGTCGAGCCGACGAAGGGGCGGGAATTGACGAAGGCCAGCGCCATCTGGGCCGGATCCAGGCCGAATTCCTTGGCAAGCGCGATATATTTGCGGATCGCCGCCTCGGCGGTGGGGTTCTCGTAGCGCTGGCCGCGGTTGAACAGGGTGGTGCGCGCGCCCGCTGGACGGGCGCCGTCGAGGTACTTGCCCGTGAGATAGCCCTGGGCCAGCGGCGAA is part of the Microvirga terrae genome and encodes:
- the thpR gene encoding RNA 2',3'-cyclic phosphodiesterase; amino-acid sequence: MPRLFTGIEIPAEIGLALASFRGGLPGARWIDPENYHLTLRFIGDIDERMADDVTSILGERRQRAPLTIVIDGLDTFGGGKPRAVFARTSGNGELIEVQAEQERLLRQVGLPPETRKFTPHVTLARLRNVSPIDVADYIATRGHFPKLTFPADRFVLYSSRNSVGGGPYIVEAAYPLG
- a CDS encoding histidine phosphatase family protein; the protein is MASLIFITHPEVVIDPDQPIPEWPLNATGRARMERFAAMLADRDVSAVYASTERKAMDGAAIVAESLGLSYGTDEDLGENDRSSTGFIAPPEFWDVVAEFFGRPHESIRGWERAIDAQTRIVGAVGRILRGDETAGDIVVVSHGGVGCLLTAHLQGVAIGQESRPSHPGGGCFIAIDRDSFTLTQDWRAIEDGFSA